A single genomic interval of Balaenoptera musculus isolate JJ_BM4_2016_0621 chromosome 14, mBalMus1.pri.v3, whole genome shotgun sequence harbors:
- the LOC118880345 gene encoding basic proline-rich protein-like: MRKRSSGPPAPAAPRPRPRPRAAAALPCVPPAAPSRSAPASDLPSRRLPACAPFPGEPPASCPAAQGRRGYWEFGARPDEGAGWSAAEAGGASALVFMKKCLQKCFALPS, translated from the exons ATGAGAAAGCGCAGCTCGGGgccgcccgcgcccgccgccccccggccccggccccggccccgcgccgccgccgccctccCGTGCGTCCCTCCCGCCGCTCCTTCGCGCTCTGCGCCGGCCTCCGACTTGCCCTCGCGCCGCCTCCCCGCCTGCGCCCCGTTTCCCGGGGAGCCCCCGGCCTCGTGCCCCGCAGCCCAAGGACGCCGGGGTTACTGGGAGTTCGGAGCCCGGCCGGACGAGGGGGCGGGCTGGTCCGCGGCCGAGGCTGGGGGCGCGTCGGCCCTGGTTTTTATG aaaaaatgtctGCAGAAGTGCTTCGCTCTGCCCAGCTGA
- the FZD10 gene encoding frizzled-10, which translates to MQRPGPRLWLVLQVMGSCAAISSMDMERPGDGKCQPIEIPMCKDIGYNMTRMPNLMGHENQREAAIQLHEFAPLVEYGCHGHLRFFLCSLYAPMCTEQVSTPIPACRVMCEQARLKCSPIMEQFNFKWPDSLDCSKLPNKNDPNYLCMEAPNNGSDEPARGSAMFPPLFRPQRPHSAQEHPLKDGGPGRAGCDNPGKFRHVEKSASCAPLCTPGVDVYWSRDDKHFAVVWLAVWSVLCFFSSAFTVLTFLIDPARFRYPERPIIFLSMCYCVYSVGYIIRLFAGAESVACDRDSGQLYVIQEGLESTGCTLVFLVLYYFGMASSLWWVILTLTWFLAAGKKWGHEAIEANSSYFHLAAWAIPAVKTILILVMRRVAGDELTGVCYVGSMDINALTGFVLIPLACYLIIGTSFILSGFVALFHIRRVMKTGGENTDKLEKLMVRIGVFSVLYTVPATCVIACYFYERLNVEYWKILATQHKCKMNNQTKNLDCLMAASIPAVEIFMVKIFMLLVVGITSGMWVWTSKTLQSWQNVCSRRFKKKSRRKPASVITSSGIYKKAQHPPKTHLGKYEIPAQPPTCV; encoded by the coding sequence ATGCAGCGCCCGGGCCCCCGCCTGTGGCTGGTCCTTCAGGTGATGGGCTCGTGCGCCGCCATCAGCTCCATGGACATGGAGCGTCCGGGCGACGGCAAGTGCCAGCCCATCGAGATCCCGATGTGCAAGGACATTGGCTACAACATGACCCGCATGCCCAACCTGATGGGCCACGAGAACCAGCGCGAGGCCGCCATCCAGCTGCACGAGTTCGCGCCGCTGGTGGAGTACGGCTGCCACGGCCACCTCCGCTTCTTCCTGTGCTCGCTGTACGCGCCCATGTGCACCGAGCAagtctccacccccatccccgcctGCCGGGTCATGTGCGAGCAGGCCCGGCTCAAGTGCTCCCCGATCATGGAGCAGTTCAACTTCAAGTGGCCCGACTCGCTGGACTGCAGCAAACTCCCCAACAAGAACGACCCCAACTACCTGTGCATGGAGGCGCCCAACAACGGCTCGGACGAGCCCGCGCGGGGCTCGGCCATGTTCCCGCCGCTCTTCCGGCCGCAGCGGCCGCACAGCGCGCAGGAGCACCCGCTGAAGGACGGGGGCCCCGGGCGCGCCGGCTGCGACAACCCGGGCAAGTTCCGCCACGTGGAGAAGAGCGCGTCGTGCGCGCCGCTCTGCACGCCGGGCGTGGACGTCTACTGGAGCCGCGACGACAAGCACTTCGCCGTGGTCTGGCTGGCCGTCTGGTCCGTGCTCTGCTTCTTCTCCAGCGCCTTCACCGTGCTCACCTTCCTCATCGACCCGGCGCGCTTCAGGTACCCCGAGCGCCCCATCATCTTCCTCTCCATGTGCTACTGCGTCTACTCGGTGGGCTACATCATCCGCCTCTTCGCGGGCGCCGAGAGCGTCGCCTGCGACCGGGACAGCGGGCAGCTCTACGTCATCCAGGAGGGGCTTGAGAGCACGGGCTGCACCCTGGTCTTCCTGGTCCTCTACTACTTCGGCATGGCCAGTTCCCTGTGGTGGGTGATTCTCACGCTCACCTGGTTTCTGGCTGCGGGCAAGAAGTGGGGGCACGAGGCCATCGAGGCCAACAGCAGCTACTTCCACCTGGCCGCCTGGGCCATCCCGGCCGTGAAGACCATCCTAATCCTGGTGATGCGCAGGGTCGCGGGGGACGAGCTGACCGGCGTCTGCTACGTGGGCAGCATGGACATCAACGCCCTCACCGGCTTCGTCCTCATCCCGCTGGCCTGTTACCTCATCATCGGCACTTCCTTTATCCTCTCGGGCTTCGTGGCCCTCTTCCACATCCGGAGGGTGATGAAAACGGGTGGGGAGAACACGGACAAACTGGAAAAGCTCATGGTGAGGATAGGGGTCTTCTCCGTGCTCTACACGGTGCCGGCCACCTGTGTGATTGCCTGTTACTTTTACGAACGCCTCAACGTGGAGTATTGGAAGATCCTGGCCACGCAGCACAAGTGCAAAATGAACAACCAGACTAAAAACCTGGACTGTCTCATGGCCGCCTCCATTCCCGCGGTGGAGATCTTCATGGTGAAGATTTTCATGCTGCTGGTCGTGGGCATCACGAGCGGCATGTGGGTCTGGACATCCAAGACCCTGCAGTCCTGGCAGAACGTGTGCAGCCGCAGGTTCAAGAAAAAGAGCCGAAGAAAACCGGCCAGCGTGATCACCAGCAGTGGAATTTACAAAAAAGCCCAGCATCCCCCAAAAACCCATCTCGGGAAATACGAAATCCCTGCCCAGCCTCCCACCTGCGTGTGA